One Oenanthe melanoleuca isolate GR-GAL-2019-014 chromosome 3, OMel1.0, whole genome shotgun sequence DNA segment encodes these proteins:
- the LOC130251455 gene encoding solute carrier family 22 member 2-like, translating to MPTLDDILEHIGEFDRFQKQTFFVLCLLSASFTPVYVGVVFFGFTPEHRCSSPGVAELSQRCGWSLEQQLNLTVPEWDGHGGSFSSRCRRYEVDWNATGISCSDPLGSLGGGGRAVPLGPCRDGWLYDSPGSSLVTEFDLVCEDSWKLDLFQSAVNAGFFIGSINIGYIADRFGRKFCLLTTIAANVVCGILLVFVPTYLWIVIIRFLQGLVSKGCWTAGYILVTEVVGPQYRRTVGILYQAAFSVGLLAFDAIAYAIPHWRWLQLTVTLPTCFLLLYYWCLPESPRWLISQGKNDKAMKIVRNIAKKNQKKMPSHFKDIKFEEEDCGKQNPSLIDLFRTPQIRKNTLILMYNWFTSSILYQGLIMHMGMAAENMYLDFLYSALVEFPAAIIIIVTIDRVGRRYPWALSNLVAGAACLATALIPEDLHWLKVITACIGRMGITMAFEMVCFVNTELYPTYIRNLGVMVCSSLCDIGGVIVPFIVYRLVEIWHDLPLIVFTVLGVIAGALVLLLPETKGRVLPETVEDVESFHRQSAPKANKIYLQVRSEGSEVARG from the exons ATGCCAACCCTGGATGACATTTTAGAGCACATTGGAGAGTTTGACAGGTTCCAGAAGCAAACCTTTTTTGTCCTGTGTTTGCTGTCCGCTTCCTTCACCCCGGTGTACGTGGGGGTCGTCTTCTTTGGGTTCACCCCCGAGCACCGCTGCTCCAGCCCCGGCGTGGCCGAGCTGAGCCAGCGCTGCGgctggagcctggagcagcagctgaatcTGACGGTTCCCGAGTGGGATGGCCACGGGGGCAGCTTCAGCAGCCGCTGCCGGAGGTACGAGGTGGACTGGAACGCGACGGGCATCAGCTGCAGCGACCCGCTGGGCAGCCTggggggcggcggccgcgccgtGCCGCTCGGGCCCTGCCGGGACGGCTGGCTCTACGACTCCCCCGGCAGCTCGCTCGTCACAGAG TTTGACCTGGTGTGTGAGGACTCCTGGAAGCTGGATCTCTTTCAGTCTGCTGTGAATGCCGGGTTTTTTATTGGCTCCATCAACATTGGCTACATTGCAGACAG GTTTGGCCGTAAATTTTGCCTTTTAACAACAATTGCTGCAAACGTTGTGTGTGGAATCCTTCTGGTCTTCGTGCCCACCTACCTGTGGATAGTCATCATCCGGTTCTTGCAGGGGCTGGTCAGCAAGGGCTGCTGGACTGCAGGCTACATCCTGG TGACGGAGGTGGTCGGCCCGCAGTACCGGCGCACCGTGGGGATCCTCTACCAGGCGGCTTTCTCCGTCGGGCTCCTGGCCTTCGACGCCATCGCCTACGCCATCCCTCACTGGCGCTGGCTGCAGCTCACTGTCACCCTGCCCAcctgcttcctcctgctctACTACTG GTGCCTCCCAGAGTCTCCCAGGTGGCTGATATCTCAAGGAAAAAATGACAAAGCTATGAAAATTGTCAGAAATATCgctaaaaaaaatcagaaaaagatgCCTTCCCATTTTAAG GATATTAAATTTGAAGAGGAAGATTGTGGAAAGCAGAATCCCTCACTGATTGACCTTTTCAGGACACCACAGATAAGAAAAAACACACTTATTTTGATGTACAACTG GTTCACGAGCTCCATCCTCTACCAAGGGCTCATCATGCACATGGGAATGGCTGCTGAGAACATGTACCTGGATTTCCTCTACTCTGCACTTGTTGAGTTCCCAGCCgccatcatcatcatcgtcacCATCGACCGCGTGGGGCGGCGCTACCCCTGGGCCCTGTCAAACCTggtggctggggctgcctgcctGGCCACAGCCCTCATCCCAGAGG ATCTACATTGGTTAAAAGTGATTACTGCTTGCATTGGGAGAATGGGAATTACAATGGCTTTTGAAATGGTTTGCTTTGTAAATACAGAACTGTATCCAACTTATATCAG GAATCTCGGGGTGATGGTTTGCTCCTCTTTGTGTGATATTGGCGGAGTCATCGTGCCATTCATTGTCTACAGACTGGTGGAGATCTGGCACGATCTGCCACTGATTGTCTTCA CTGTGCTTGGTGTAATTGCCGGTGCATTGGTGCTGCTTCTGCCTGAAACCAAAGGAAGAGTTTTGCCTGAGACTGTGGAGGATGTTGAAAGCTTTCACAG GCAAAGTGCTCCAAAGGCCAACAAAATCTATCTCCAGGTCAGATCAGAAGGATCAGAAGTAGCACGTGGCTGA